The following are encoded in a window of Nibricoccus aquaticus genomic DNA:
- a CDS encoding malate dehydrogenase, translated as MSKSPIRVAVTGAAGQITYSLLFRIASGAMFGPDQPVILQLIEVPVEKAMKALEGVAMELDDCAFPLLKGMVLTDDPRVGFKDANWSLLVGAKPRGPGMERADLLKDNGKIFISQGKIIDEVAAEDARVAVVGNPANTNCMIAASQAKRLPAERFTAMVRLDQNRAQAQLAKKAGVDLTTVKNIFIYGNHSPTMFPAFGHATIGGKPATEVITDSAWLQGPYCETVGKRGAAIIAARGLSSAASAANALIDHVRDLTTPGAIHSIAVKSNGLYGFDASVWAGMPVRTTTPGSYEVITGYTMDDFAKSKIAATNKELVEERAAVADML; from the coding sequence ATGAGCAAATCCCCCATCCGCGTCGCAGTCACCGGTGCTGCCGGTCAGATCACCTACTCCCTCCTTTTCCGCATCGCCTCCGGCGCGATGTTCGGCCCCGACCAGCCCGTCATCCTCCAACTCATCGAAGTCCCCGTCGAAAAAGCCATGAAGGCCCTCGAAGGCGTCGCCATGGAGCTCGACGACTGCGCCTTCCCTCTGCTCAAGGGCATGGTCCTCACCGACGATCCGCGCGTCGGTTTCAAAGACGCCAACTGGTCCCTCCTCGTCGGCGCCAAGCCCCGCGGCCCCGGCATGGAGCGCGCCGATCTTCTCAAGGACAACGGCAAGATCTTCATCTCTCAGGGCAAAATCATCGACGAGGTCGCCGCCGAAGACGCCCGCGTCGCCGTCGTGGGCAACCCCGCTAACACGAACTGCATGATAGCCGCCTCGCAGGCCAAACGCCTGCCCGCCGAGCGCTTCACCGCCATGGTCCGCCTCGACCAAAACCGCGCCCAGGCCCAGCTCGCGAAAAAAGCCGGCGTCGATCTCACCACCGTGAAGAACATCTTCATCTACGGTAATCACAGCCCGACCATGTTCCCCGCCTTCGGCCACGCCACCATCGGCGGCAAACCCGCCACCGAAGTCATCACCGACTCCGCCTGGCTCCAAGGCCCGTACTGCGAAACTGTCGGCAAACGCGGCGCCGCCATCATCGCCGCCCGCGGCCTCTCCTCCGCCGCCTCCGCCGCCAACGCCCTTATCGATCACGTCCGCGATCTCACGACGCCCGGCGCCATCCACTCCATCGCCGTCAAATCCAACGGCCTCTACGGCTTCGACGCCAGCGTCTGGGCCGGCATGCCCGTACGCACCACGACGCCCGGCAGCTACGAAGTCATCACCGGCTACACGATGGACGACTTCGCGAAGTCCAAGATCGCCGCGACCAACAAAGAACTCGTCGAAGAACGCGCCGCCGTCGCCGACATGCTCTGA
- a CDS encoding 3-deoxy-7-phosphoheptulonate synthase, which translates to MQKTSDINVVETRPLPAPSKLLAELPKTEAQADFIARSRADIRRLIFTDDKRFLLIVGPCSIHDTAAGADYARRLAALSKEVADRVMIVMRVYFEKPRTTVGWKGLVMDPHLDGSHDIAEGLRVGRAFLREVLDLGLPTATEFLDPITPQYVADLVCWGAIGARTTESQTHRQMASGLSAPIGFKNGTDGSLQTAVNAIKAASQPQTFLGINLDGIASAVVTRGNPDSHIVLRGGSGGPNFSAAHIAQTEQLLAKAGLPKAILVDCSHENSAKKPERQPDVMRELLAQITAGNTSIMGAMVESNLHAGAQPFPVPKDQLKYGVSITDGCIDWSTTESMVREIHAALAPRFA; encoded by the coding sequence ATGCAAAAGACCTCCGACATCAACGTCGTCGAGACACGTCCCCTTCCCGCTCCCAGCAAGCTCCTCGCCGAGCTGCCCAAGACCGAGGCCCAGGCCGACTTCATCGCCCGCTCCCGCGCCGACATCCGTCGCCTCATCTTCACGGACGACAAACGCTTCCTCCTGATCGTCGGCCCGTGCTCGATCCACGATACTGCCGCCGGAGCCGACTACGCCCGCCGCCTCGCCGCCCTCTCCAAAGAAGTCGCCGACCGCGTCATGATCGTGATGCGCGTCTATTTTGAGAAACCCCGCACCACCGTCGGCTGGAAAGGCCTCGTCATGGACCCGCATCTCGACGGCTCACACGACATCGCCGAAGGCCTCCGCGTAGGCCGCGCCTTCCTCCGCGAAGTCCTTGACCTCGGCCTGCCCACCGCCACCGAGTTCCTCGACCCGATTACCCCGCAATACGTGGCCGACCTCGTCTGCTGGGGTGCCATCGGTGCCCGCACCACTGAATCGCAAACTCACCGCCAGATGGCTTCAGGCCTGTCTGCTCCCATCGGCTTCAAAAACGGCACCGACGGCTCTCTCCAGACCGCCGTCAACGCCATCAAAGCCGCTTCCCAGCCTCAGACTTTTCTCGGCATCAATCTCGACGGCATCGCCTCCGCCGTCGTCACCCGTGGCAACCCCGACAGCCACATCGTCCTGCGCGGCGGCTCCGGCGGCCCCAACTTCAGCGCCGCCCACATCGCCCAGACCGAGCAACTCCTCGCCAAAGCCGGTCTCCCCAAAGCCATCCTCGTCGATTGCTCCCACGAAAACTCCGCCAAAAAACCCGAGCGTCAGCCCGACGTCATGCGCGAACTCCTCGCTCAGATCACCGCAGGCAACACCTCGATCATGGGCGCGATGGTCGAGAGCAACCTCCACGCCGGAGCCCAGCCCTTCCCCGTGCCAAAAGACCAGCTCAAGTACGGCGTCTCCATCACCGACGGCTGTATCGATTGGTCCACGACCGAGTCCATGGTCCGCGAAATCCACGCCGCCCTCGCCCCGCGCTTCGCCTGA
- a CDS encoding YgfZ/GcvT domain-containing protein, with amino-acid sequence MNFGARVRFNCYQPAAVLRVSGEDALSFLQGQFTQDLKMVEAGAAAYGLWLNQKGKVLADSFVLRAEGGVWWVISYFSAAVVIRERLESYLIADDVVIEDETVAWEGVSVMGAGEGEGAEVKAWLAGRVGLIWQGRRAAVVTWEWLRPKGSSLEMGAEAEEISEEELEHRRIESGIPAVPRDVGAGDLPNEAGLEEVAVSYTKGCYLGQEVMARLKAMGQVRRRLLKVEGAGMPGALPAGLFHGEKRVGEVRSAVKAEAGWSGLAMVSLLGMEGVTALSLTPGGAAEVEVFKS; translated from the coding sequence ATGAATTTTGGCGCTCGTGTCCGTTTTAATTGTTACCAACCGGCGGCTGTGCTGCGGGTGAGCGGTGAGGATGCGCTAAGCTTTCTGCAAGGGCAGTTTACGCAGGATTTGAAAATGGTGGAGGCCGGTGCGGCGGCGTATGGATTGTGGCTCAATCAGAAGGGAAAAGTTTTGGCTGACAGCTTTGTGTTGAGGGCGGAGGGAGGCGTCTGGTGGGTGATTAGTTACTTCTCGGCGGCAGTGGTGATTCGGGAGCGACTGGAAAGTTATCTTATCGCGGATGATGTGGTGATTGAGGACGAGACAGTGGCCTGGGAAGGCGTGTCGGTGATGGGTGCGGGAGAGGGTGAAGGCGCAGAGGTGAAGGCTTGGTTGGCGGGTAGGGTAGGGTTGATCTGGCAAGGTCGCAGGGCGGCGGTTGTGACGTGGGAGTGGCTGCGGCCGAAGGGGAGTTCGCTGGAGATGGGCGCTGAGGCGGAAGAGATTTCAGAGGAAGAATTGGAGCATAGGAGGATTGAGAGCGGGATTCCGGCGGTGCCGCGGGATGTGGGGGCGGGGGATTTGCCGAATGAAGCAGGGCTGGAGGAGGTGGCGGTTTCTTATACGAAGGGCTGCTATTTGGGGCAGGAGGTGATGGCGCGATTGAAGGCGATGGGGCAGGTGCGGCGGCGGTTGTTGAAGGTGGAGGGTGCGGGAATGCCGGGGGCGTTGCCTGCGGGGTTGTTTCACGGCGAGAAGCGCGTGGGCGAAGTGCGCTCGGCGGTGAAGGCGGAGGCGGGATGGAGCGGGTTGGCGATGGTATCGTTGCTGGGGATGGAGGGGGTTACTGCGTTGAGTCTGACGCCGGGTGGTGCGGCGGAGGTGGAGGTTTTCAAATCATGA
- the galK gene encoding galactokinase has translation MKEQIIAQFQKAFGRAPEFVTRAPGRIEFIGNHTDYNGGTVLGASIDRGVWVALARRTDGKRRFFSAFAGEITEAAAGVPQAQTGKASWINYPLGVLAALPVFGLKAPEGFDYVAASDLPTGAGLSSSAAIELASALAFLEATGQRPDRETVVKIGKHAENHFVGVPCGILDQGVSGFGKKDHLVFIDCRGPKFATVPLPSDAHFWIFNTHHKHALVDGMYAARHRECMEAAKAIGVSLLVEASIQQLDAAKATLSSDAYKRAKHVIEEIARVEAANTALRAGDLAGVGKLLTASHRSSQNYFENSTPELDLLVDTLTGTPEVFGARLTGGGFGGAVMALTSARFGDAQAESVAAVYEKVYGTKPEILHCQTGDGAAVS, from the coding sequence ATGAAAGAACAGATTATTGCCCAGTTTCAGAAAGCATTTGGCCGCGCGCCGGAGTTCGTGACGCGGGCTCCTGGTCGCATCGAGTTCATCGGGAATCACACGGACTATAATGGCGGCACGGTGCTCGGGGCATCGATTGACCGCGGTGTGTGGGTGGCGCTGGCGCGGCGGACGGATGGGAAGCGGCGGTTTTTCAGCGCGTTTGCCGGGGAGATCACGGAGGCGGCGGCGGGCGTGCCGCAGGCGCAGACGGGCAAGGCGTCGTGGATCAATTATCCTCTCGGGGTGCTGGCGGCGCTACCTGTATTCGGACTTAAAGCACCGGAAGGTTTTGATTATGTGGCGGCGTCGGATCTGCCGACGGGCGCGGGGCTGAGCAGCAGCGCGGCGATCGAACTGGCGTCGGCGCTGGCGTTTCTTGAGGCGACGGGGCAGCGGCCGGATCGTGAGACGGTCGTGAAGATCGGGAAGCACGCGGAGAATCATTTCGTGGGCGTTCCGTGCGGGATTCTGGATCAGGGCGTGTCGGGATTTGGGAAGAAAGACCATCTGGTTTTCATCGATTGTCGCGGGCCGAAGTTTGCGACGGTGCCGCTGCCGTCGGATGCGCATTTTTGGATTTTCAACACGCACCACAAGCACGCGCTGGTGGATGGGATGTATGCGGCGCGGCATCGTGAGTGCATGGAAGCGGCGAAGGCGATCGGCGTGTCGTTGCTCGTGGAGGCATCGATCCAACAGCTGGATGCGGCAAAGGCGACGTTATCGTCGGATGCGTACAAGCGCGCGAAGCACGTGATCGAGGAGATCGCGCGTGTCGAGGCGGCGAATACGGCGTTGCGGGCGGGCGATCTGGCGGGCGTTGGCAAGCTGCTGACGGCGTCGCACCGGAGTTCGCAGAATTATTTTGAGAACAGCACGCCGGAGCTGGATTTACTCGTGGACACGCTTACGGGGACGCCGGAGGTGTTTGGGGCGCGGCTGACGGGCGGCGGGTTTGGCGGGGCGGTGATGGCGCTGACGAGTGCGCGGTTTGGCGACGCGCAGGCGGAGTCGGTCGCCGCGGTTTATGAAAAGGTCTACGGCACGAAGCCGGAGATCCTGCATTGCCAGACAGGCGATGGGGCGGCGGTGAGCTGA
- a CDS encoding threonine/serine dehydratase, translating to MKPEALNLETVRQAHARIAGGLRATPSAVSRPLSELAGMGIILKHDYQQSTGSFKERGARNALLSLSPSERARGVVAASAGNHALGLAYHGAQLGISVTVVMPLNAPRVKADRCRQLGAHVLQHGATYDESASFAENLATQTGATYVHPFDDLTVIAGQATLALEALFAFPDADAFVVPVGGGGLLAGVATVVKALRPDALVIGVEPAHAPGLAVALHAGKPVRVPVSTSLADGLAVAKTGATTFAIAQQLVDRVVTVTEDELAAAVLHLHDTENTVVEGAGAAGLAACLAGKLPELARKQVVVPLTGRNIDPLVHARALSRARSVSLAA from the coding sequence ATGAAACCTGAAGCCCTCAATCTAGAAACCGTCCGGCAGGCGCACGCGCGCATCGCCGGAGGTTTGCGCGCCACGCCCAGCGCGGTCTCCCGACCGCTCAGCGAACTCGCGGGCATGGGCATTATTCTGAAACACGATTATCAACAATCCACCGGCTCCTTCAAAGAACGCGGCGCGCGCAACGCCCTCCTCTCGCTCTCTCCCTCCGAACGCGCCCGCGGTGTCGTCGCCGCCTCCGCCGGCAACCACGCGCTCGGCCTCGCCTACCACGGCGCGCAACTCGGCATCTCCGTTACCGTTGTCATGCCGCTCAACGCGCCACGCGTGAAAGCCGACCGCTGCCGCCAGCTCGGCGCGCACGTCCTCCAGCACGGCGCGACCTACGACGAGTCAGCCTCCTTCGCCGAAAACCTCGCCACACAAACCGGCGCGACCTACGTCCATCCCTTCGACGATCTCACCGTGATCGCCGGCCAGGCGACCCTCGCGCTCGAAGCCCTCTTCGCCTTCCCGGATGCCGACGCTTTTGTCGTTCCTGTCGGCGGCGGCGGACTCCTCGCCGGTGTCGCGACCGTAGTGAAAGCCCTGCGCCCCGATGCGCTCGTCATCGGCGTCGAGCCCGCCCATGCACCCGGTCTCGCCGTCGCACTCCACGCGGGCAAACCCGTCCGCGTCCCCGTCAGCACCTCGCTCGCTGACGGCCTAGCTGTCGCCAAAACCGGAGCCACGACCTTCGCCATCGCGCAACAACTCGTGGACCGTGTCGTCACCGTGACCGAGGACGAACTCGCCGCCGCAGTGCTCCATCTGCACGACACTGAAAACACCGTCGTCGAAGGCGCCGGAGCCGCCGGTCTCGCAGCGTGCCTCGCAGGAAAACTCCCCGAACTCGCCCGCAAGCAAGTCGTCGTCCCGCTCACCGGCCGGAACATCGATCCACTCGTCCACGCCCGCGCCCTCTCGCGAGCACGCTCCGTCTCACTCGCCGCCTGA
- a CDS encoding phospholipase A: MMHRFIAFTFALIGAAATALAAPIFNLLPPSSAVAPGSEVRIDLVALNPLTTEAVFEAPPTIGGTLILDTRSWTLSLRAEEAPSELIAAGGFGVRTYIFTVPKDLQGRVILEVTGITGSPLHAVLDINPSAASNPGSTSSSQSLTSLIAARPAATSLLRTFAGRLGVHEPIYFIYGPDDPVGKFQFSFKYRLLNLGQVTSKIVPATLQFAYTQRSLWDMSADSSPFYDTSYMPELIFESLAPATAKTGTGLTWLGYQVALKHESNGREGFDSRSLNTAYLRTALALGNLDGWHMLVVPEVFTYLTSLEDNPELKDYRGYGQLRLILGKNEGLSLVTTLWAGKEFDHPSMQLDLTLPVRTRLLDFETYFLIQYFNGYGESLRAYELKTSTIRAGFSFVR; encoded by the coding sequence ATGATGCACCGCTTCATCGCTTTCACTTTCGCACTGATCGGCGCCGCCGCGACTGCCCTGGCGGCACCGATCTTCAATTTACTCCCTCCCTCCTCCGCCGTCGCTCCGGGCTCCGAGGTCCGCATCGATCTCGTCGCGCTCAACCCGCTGACCACCGAAGCCGTGTTTGAAGCTCCACCGACTATCGGCGGCACCCTGATACTGGATACGCGCTCTTGGACGCTTTCCCTGCGCGCCGAAGAAGCACCCTCCGAACTCATCGCCGCAGGTGGTTTCGGCGTTCGCACCTACATCTTCACCGTTCCCAAAGATCTCCAGGGCCGCGTCATCCTGGAAGTAACCGGCATCACGGGCTCTCCGTTGCACGCCGTTCTCGACATCAACCCATCCGCAGCCAGCAACCCCGGCTCCACGTCTTCCAGCCAGTCCCTCACCAGCCTGATCGCCGCTCGTCCAGCAGCCACATCGCTGCTGCGCACTTTCGCCGGACGCCTGGGCGTTCATGAACCCATTTATTTTATCTACGGCCCCGACGATCCCGTCGGGAAATTCCAATTCAGCTTCAAGTACCGCCTGTTGAACCTCGGCCAAGTCACCTCGAAGATCGTTCCCGCGACGCTTCAGTTCGCCTACACTCAACGCTCGCTCTGGGACATGAGCGCCGATTCGAGTCCCTTCTACGACACGAGCTACATGCCCGAACTCATCTTTGAATCGCTCGCCCCCGCCACGGCAAAAACAGGAACAGGCCTCACCTGGCTCGGATATCAAGTCGCGCTCAAACATGAATCCAACGGCCGCGAAGGCTTCGACTCGCGCAGCCTCAACACCGCTTATCTGCGAACCGCCCTCGCGCTGGGAAATCTCGATGGCTGGCACATGCTGGTCGTTCCCGAAGTTTTCACCTACCTCACTTCGCTCGAGGATAATCCCGAACTAAAAGACTACCGCGGCTACGGACAACTCCGTCTGATCCTTGGCAAAAACGAAGGTCTCTCGCTCGTGACGACTCTTTGGGCAGGCAAAGAATTCGACCACCCCAGCATGCAGCTCGACCTCACGCTCCCCGTGCGCACCCGGCTGCTCGATTTCGAAACCTACTTCCTCATTCAATATTTCAACGGCTACGGCGAGAGCCTGCGCGCCTACGAATTAAAAACCTCCACCATCCGCGCCGGATTCTCGTTCGTACGATGA
- a CDS encoding TonB-dependent receptor: MSSFRHLPLLLLAAALAHGQSTTPPAHSHSPADEPVALENLVVTATPLERSQAEIAAPTSVLTGRALALKLQPTLGESLAGQPGVASTYFGPGASRPVIRGLGGDRIRILQNGTGSIDASTTSPDHAVALDPLLIDRLEIVRGPAALLYGGNAVGGVVNVIDHRIATTLPDRPLEGRTAFRYSSVDEGKSAAVLLEGAGGPLAWHVDAYRRTSDDTRIPGFAESSALRAEETAHAAANGEPAPEFARDRLTNSAQTADGAAAGFSWIGTRGYLGFSASGHNTIYGIPPGAHAHEESSLDPSAPATEEEPPVRIDLRQRRLDLQGALTQPFGIFESARFKLGLADYRHQELEGAEIGTVFKNRGYDGRLELLHQPLGLLTGALGAQISHNDFSAIGDEAFLPPSHTASYALFAFEEATFDPLTWQFGARIETQDIEVRDGSNRSRDGDGVSLSTGLVWKLSDAWSLGTTLARTERQPNAQELFSNGPHIGTGAFEIGDETLGKEKSLALDVSLRRHAGFITGELTVFANRFDGFLFEQPTGAEQDDLVVYQYTQRDAQFYGAELETIFHLHESTAHAFDIRIAADTVRGKIRGTGENLPRITPRRLTLGFDYRGGPFSAGIDTQLVDRARNLSANETATDSYTLLGASLGWHFDLNRYACDVFVRANNLTDEEARNHVSFLKDVAPLPGRNITLGLRVSF, from the coding sequence ATGTCCTCTTTCCGTCACCTCCCACTTCTCCTCCTCGCCGCCGCGCTCGCGCACGGCCAGTCCACCACGCCGCCCGCGCATTCGCACTCGCCCGCCGATGAACCGGTCGCCCTCGAAAACCTCGTCGTCACCGCGACTCCCCTCGAACGCTCACAAGCCGAGATCGCCGCGCCCACCTCCGTCCTCACCGGCCGCGCCCTCGCCCTGAAACTCCAGCCCACCCTCGGCGAATCCCTCGCCGGCCAGCCCGGCGTCGCCTCCACCTACTTCGGCCCCGGCGCGAGCCGCCCCGTCATCCGCGGCCTCGGCGGCGACCGCATCCGTATCCTCCAAAACGGCACCGGCTCGATCGACGCCTCCACCACCAGCCCCGATCACGCCGTCGCCCTCGACCCTCTCCTCATCGACCGCCTCGAAATCGTCCGCGGCCCCGCCGCCCTCCTCTACGGCGGCAACGCCGTCGGCGGAGTCGTCAACGTCATCGACCACCGCATCGCCACCACCCTCCCCGACCGTCCCCTCGAAGGCCGCACCGCCTTCCGCTACAGTTCGGTTGACGAAGGCAAAAGCGCCGCCGTCCTCCTTGAAGGCGCTGGCGGCCCGCTCGCCTGGCACGTCGATGCGTATCGGCGGACCAGTGACGACACCCGCATCCCCGGCTTCGCCGAATCCTCCGCACTCCGCGCAGAGGAAACCGCCCACGCCGCCGCCAACGGCGAACCCGCCCCCGAGTTCGCCCGCGACCGCCTCACCAACTCCGCCCAAACCGCCGACGGTGCCGCCGCCGGCTTCTCCTGGATCGGCACCCGCGGCTACCTCGGCTTCTCCGCCAGCGGCCACAACACGATCTACGGCATCCCGCCCGGCGCGCACGCACACGAGGAAAGCTCACTCGATCCATCTGCGCCCGCCACCGAAGAAGAGCCTCCCGTCCGCATCGACCTCCGCCAGCGCCGTCTCGATCTCCAGGGCGCGCTCACCCAGCCCTTCGGCATCTTCGAATCCGCCCGCTTCAAACTCGGCCTGGCCGACTACCGCCACCAGGAACTCGAAGGCGCCGAGATCGGCACCGTATTCAAAAATCGCGGCTACGATGGCCGCCTCGAACTCCTCCACCAACCCCTCGGCCTCCTCACCGGAGCCCTCGGCGCGCAGATTTCGCACAACGATTTCTCCGCCATCGGCGACGAAGCCTTCCTCCCGCCCTCCCACACCGCCAGCTACGCGCTCTTCGCCTTCGAGGAAGCCACCTTCGATCCGCTCACCTGGCAGTTCGGCGCACGCATCGAAACCCAAGACATCGAAGTCCGCGACGGCTCCAACCGCAGCCGCGATGGTGACGGCGTGAGCCTGTCCACCGGCCTCGTTTGGAAACTCAGCGACGCCTGGTCGCTCGGCACAACCCTTGCCCGCACCGAGCGCCAGCCCAACGCCCAGGAACTCTTCTCCAACGGCCCGCACATTGGCACCGGCGCATTCGAGATCGGCGACGAAACCCTCGGCAAAGAAAAATCCCTCGCCCTCGACGTCAGCCTTCGCCGCCACGCGGGCTTCATCACCGGCGAGCTCACCGTCTTCGCCAACCGTTTCGACGGCTTCCTCTTCGAGCAACCCACCGGCGCTGAACAAGACGATCTCGTCGTCTATCAATACACCCAACGCGACGCGCAGTTCTACGGTGCCGAACTGGAAACCATTTTCCATCTCCACGAATCCACCGCCCACGCCTTCGACATCCGCATCGCCGCCGACACCGTGCGCGGAAAAATCCGCGGCACCGGTGAAAACCTCCCGCGCATCACGCCACGCCGTCTCACACTTGGCTTCGACTACCGCGGCGGCCCGTTCTCCGCCGGCATCGACACGCAACTCGTCGATCGCGCGAGAAATCTATCCGCCAACGAAACCGCGACCGATAGCTATACCTTGCTCGGCGCATCGCTCGGCTGGCACTTCGACCTGAACCGCTACGCCTGCGACGTCTTCGTGCGCGCTAACAACCTCACCGACGAAGAAGCCCGCAACCACGTCTCCTTCCTCAAAGACGTCGCCCCGCTCCCGGGCCGTAACATCACCCTCGGCCTCCGTGTGAGCTTCTGA
- a CDS encoding DUF481 domain-containing protein, whose translation MFSWQRFFLVVFASWMLALSARADALIFSDGDRVQGTFVRRENGKIIFQSLRFGNLSVPENEATVEMTSQPPPIVAPMPSEAPDAMEIKEDVPPSLYDQILLTRFRRKVEDGIVQWWEPWTGRLAASTDIVHDAKDRSVFLAEGRVRRNWAKDEVRLDARYEFREENNIKTVDLIKGTGLWRHDLSTRIFGSYRPLLERDKVNSNGFQPFPYVLLQQQVGVGVHLLRRERIKVRAGVAENFFNVWAIHNREEKSYEHVESLFFEAEATLPWRITITERGVWYYSLKDATQGWENEFEFSKKLTDSLSLGVRHEFRQNNPDQRVQDYERLRFLIGYDF comes from the coding sequence ATGTTTTCCTGGCAGAGATTTTTCCTAGTGGTGTTTGCGAGCTGGATGCTGGCGCTGAGCGCGCGGGCGGATGCGTTGATTTTCTCGGATGGGGACCGGGTGCAGGGGACTTTTGTGCGGCGTGAGAATGGAAAGATTATTTTTCAATCGCTGCGTTTTGGAAATCTGAGCGTGCCGGAAAACGAGGCGACGGTGGAGATGACTTCGCAGCCGCCGCCGATTGTCGCGCCGATGCCGTCGGAAGCGCCTGACGCGATGGAGATCAAGGAGGACGTGCCGCCGTCGCTGTACGATCAGATCTTGCTGACGCGATTCCGGCGGAAGGTGGAGGACGGCATAGTCCAGTGGTGGGAGCCGTGGACGGGGCGGCTGGCGGCATCGACGGACATCGTGCATGACGCGAAGGATCGCAGCGTTTTCCTGGCGGAGGGGCGCGTGCGCCGTAACTGGGCGAAGGATGAAGTGCGGCTGGATGCGCGGTATGAATTTCGTGAGGAAAACAACATCAAGACGGTGGATTTGATCAAGGGCACGGGGCTATGGCGTCATGATTTGAGCACGCGGATTTTCGGCTCTTATCGTCCGTTACTGGAGCGCGACAAGGTGAACTCGAATGGGTTTCAGCCGTTTCCGTACGTGTTGTTGCAGCAGCAGGTGGGCGTGGGTGTGCATCTGTTGCGGCGCGAGCGGATCAAGGTGCGCGCGGGTGTGGCCGAGAATTTTTTCAACGTATGGGCGATTCACAACAGGGAGGAAAAATCGTACGAGCACGTGGAGTCGTTGTTCTTCGAGGCCGAGGCGACGTTGCCGTGGCGCATCACGATCACAGAGCGCGGTGTGTGGTACTATTCGCTCAAGGATGCCACGCAGGGATGGGAGAATGAATTTGAGTTCTCCAAGAAGTTGACGGATTCGCTGAGCTTGGGCGTCCGCCACGAGTTTCGTCAGAACAATCCGGATCAGCGCGTGCAGGATTATGAACGGCTGCGGTTTTTAATCGGGTACGATTTTTGA
- a CDS encoding WD40 repeat domain-containing protein codes for MNLTKHWAAVLDDYVIDLAWSPDGTQLAAASASGPVSLFDSVKGAKLHELPGHTDGTNCLAWKPASAATLATGGQDGAAKLWDTAAGQHTATAELGTAWVEHLAWRPTAENAAPILAASAGRDLTFLNADASIRHRFKSAPKTLSAIAWHPQGGALAAAYFGGVCLWDADDYVAQKEFAYANGIHALVWSSDGRWLVSGNQDPSVHLWLPEEDQEFHMSGYEGKVKELSFDRTGRWLATSGGNDACIWDCLGAGPEGREPAMLPHDTKVCAVAFQKKFGVLATASQDGTLMLWSPERKQPLRATIKMPAAATKIAWSPDDAYLAIGSEKGAVYVLKCEA; via the coding sequence ATGAACCTCACCAAACACTGGGCCGCCGTCCTCGATGACTACGTGATCGACCTCGCGTGGTCCCCCGACGGCACCCAACTCGCCGCCGCTTCGGCCTCCGGCCCTGTGTCACTCTTCGATTCCGTCAAAGGCGCGAAACTCCACGAACTCCCCGGCCACACCGACGGCACCAACTGCCTCGCCTGGAAACCGGCTTCCGCCGCAACGCTCGCCACCGGCGGCCAGGACGGCGCCGCTAAACTCTGGGACACCGCCGCCGGCCAGCACACCGCCACCGCCGAACTCGGCACCGCTTGGGTCGAACACCTCGCCTGGCGCCCCACAGCTGAAAACGCCGCTCCGATCCTCGCCGCCTCCGCCGGCCGCGACCTCACCTTCCTCAACGCCGACGCCTCCATCCGCCACCGCTTCAAGTCAGCCCCGAAAACCCTCTCCGCCATCGCGTGGCACCCTCAAGGCGGCGCCCTCGCCGCCGCCTACTTCGGCGGCGTCTGCCTCTGGGACGCCGATGATTACGTCGCTCAAAAAGAATTCGCCTACGCCAACGGCATCCACGCCCTCGTCTGGTCCTCCGACGGCCGCTGGCTCGTATCCGGAAACCAAGACCCAAGCGTCCACCTCTGGCTCCCCGAGGAAGACCAGGAATTCCACATGAGCGGCTACGAAGGCAAAGTGAAGGAACTCTCCTTCGACCGCACCGGCCGCTGGCTCGCCACCAGCGGCGGAAACGACGCTTGCATCTGGGACTGCCTCGGCGCCGGCCCCGAAGGCCGTGAACCCGCCATGCTCCCGCACGACACCAAAGTCTGCGCCGTCGCCTTCCAGAAAAAATTCGGCGTCCTCGCGACCGCCTCACAAGACGGCACCCTCATGCTCTGGAGCCCCGAGCGAAAACAACCGCTCCGCGCCACCATCAAGATGCCCGCCGCCGCCACGAAGATCGCATGGTCCCCCGACGACGCCTACCTCGCCATCGGCAGCGAAAAAGGCGCCGTGTACGTCCTGAAGTGCGAAGCCTGA